A part of Sander vitreus isolate 19-12246 chromosome 8, sanVit1, whole genome shotgun sequence genomic DNA contains:
- the LOC144521700 gene encoding gamma-crystallin M2-like yields MTSSSMNMMGRVVFYEDKNFQGRSYECSSDFADMSSYLSRCHSCRVERGCFMVYDRTNFMGNQYFLRRGEYSDYQSMMGMSDCIRSCRMIPMYRGSYRMRIYERENFGGQMHELMDDCDNVMDRYRMSNCMSCHVMDGHWLMYEQPQYRGRMMYMRPGEYRNFSNMGMSGMKWMSMRRIRDDYY; encoded by the exons ATGACTTCCAGCAGCATGAACATGATGGGCagg GTTGTCTTCTACGAGGACAAGAACTTCCAGGGTCGTTCTTACGAGTGCAGCAGCGACTTCGCTGACATGTCCTCCTACCTGAGCAGGTGTCACTCCTGCAGGGTGGAGAGAGGCTGCTTCATGGTCTACGACCGCACCAACTTCATGGGCAACCAGTACTTCCTGAGGAGGGGCGAGTACTCCGACTACCAGAGCATGATGGGAATGAGCGACTGCATCAGGTCCTGCCGCATGATCCCCATG TACCGCGGCTCCTACAGAATGAGGATCTACGAGAGGGAGAACTTCGGAGGCCAGATGCACGAGCTAATGGACGACTGCGACAACGTCATGGACCGTTACCGCATGTCCAACTGCATGTCCTGCCACGTGATGGACGGCCACTGGCTGATGTACGAGCAGCCCCAGTACAGAGGCAGGATGATGTACATGAGGCCCGGAGAGTACAGGAACTTCAGCAACATGGGCATGAGCGGCATGAAGTGGATGAGCATGAGGCGCATCAGGGACGACTACTACTAA